In a single window of the Pantanalinema sp. genome:
- a CDS encoding TrkA C-terminal domain-containing protein — translation MFDALKEGLGQAPLGILFLTIGAGYLLSQIRLRGVGLGVATVLFVGLGLGAWGGDRFELPEFVGQFGLLLFVYAIGLEAGPGFFRIMRQKGGGLLLLALGAIVGAASLTWLAAQRLGLDPALAAGLFCGSLTNTPALAAVSEALRGTPSAALPTVGYSIAYPLGVGLPLLLAELTLRLGRIDVAAAARQAEHDGGEESEPASSRNLRLTNPAMIGAPIESTPLSRIGVRVSRVQRGDHVMVATAGTALEAGDILHVVGSPEGLAQAGSLLGPEAQGEPGPETRRDEVDFRRIILSNPRLVGRRLGDIALENRWEAVVTRIRRGDLDFVPSDDTVLERGDRLRVVARTDQMAAVARYFGDSFKGISETDFLSLSLGALMGIALGLLRVPLPGGMHLQLGLAGGPLLVALLLGRLGRTGPIIWSLPLAANQALRQLGLVLFFAAVGLRSGRHFAAALSAHGPELVAVGAAATLASSAVLLWGAMGLLKTDWVSAAGLMAGGQTQPALLSFASERSRSDAPNRVYAAIMPLAMIAKILGAQLLLWWLSR, via the coding sequence GTGTTCGACGCGCTGAAAGAGGGGCTCGGGCAGGCCCCTTTGGGCATTCTCTTCCTCACCATCGGCGCGGGCTATCTCCTGAGCCAGATCCGCCTGCGAGGCGTGGGCCTCGGGGTCGCGACCGTGCTGTTCGTGGGGCTCGGGCTCGGCGCCTGGGGGGGCGATCGCTTCGAGCTTCCCGAGTTCGTGGGGCAGTTCGGGCTCCTGCTCTTCGTCTACGCCATCGGCCTGGAGGCGGGGCCCGGCTTCTTCCGGATCATGAGGCAGAAGGGGGGCGGCCTCCTGCTGCTCGCCCTCGGGGCCATCGTCGGGGCAGCGAGCCTCACCTGGCTCGCCGCGCAGCGGCTCGGCCTCGACCCGGCGCTCGCCGCGGGCCTCTTCTGCGGGAGCCTGACCAACACCCCCGCGCTGGCGGCGGTCAGCGAGGCGCTGCGCGGCACCCCCTCGGCCGCGCTGCCCACCGTCGGCTACTCGATCGCTTATCCGCTGGGGGTGGGGCTGCCCCTGCTCCTCGCGGAGCTGACCCTGCGCCTGGGCCGGATCGACGTGGCGGCCGCGGCACGGCAGGCGGAGCACGACGGCGGGGAGGAGAGCGAGCCCGCCAGCTCCCGCAACCTCCGGCTCACCAATCCCGCCATGATCGGCGCGCCCATCGAGTCCACCCCCCTTTCCAGGATCGGCGTGCGGGTCAGCCGCGTCCAGCGCGGGGACCACGTGATGGTCGCGACCGCGGGGACGGCGCTCGAGGCGGGGGACATCCTGCACGTGGTCGGCAGCCCGGAGGGGCTCGCGCAGGCGGGGAGCCTGCTCGGCCCCGAGGCCCAGGGCGAGCCCGGCCCCGAGACCCGGCGCGACGAGGTGGACTTCCGCCGGATCATCCTCTCCAACCCGCGCCTGGTGGGCAGGCGCCTCGGCGACATCGCCCTCGAGAACCGCTGGGAGGCGGTCGTCACCCGGATCCGGCGCGGCGATCTCGACTTCGTCCCTTCCGACGACACCGTGCTGGAGCGCGGAGACCGGCTGCGCGTGGTCGCGCGGACCGACCAGATGGCGGCGGTCGCCCGCTACTTCGGCGACTCGTTCAAGGGGATCAGCGAGACCGACTTCCTCTCGCTCTCGCTCGGCGCCCTCATGGGGATCGCGCTCGGCCTCTTGCGCGTGCCGCTGCCCGGGGGGATGCACCTGCAGCTCGGGCTCGCGGGCGGCCCCCTGCTCGTGGCCCTTCTGCTCGGCCGGCTCGGCCGCACGGGCCCCATCATCTGGAGCCTGCCGCTCGCGGCCAACCAGGCGCTTCGCCAGCTGGGGCTGGTCCTGTTCTTCGCTGCCGTGGGCCTGCGTTCCGGCCGGCACTTCGCCGCGGCGCTGAGCGCCCACGGGCCGGAGCTGGTCGCGGTGGGGGCGGCAGCGACCCTCGCCTCCAGCGCGGTCCTGCTGTGGGGAGCCATGGGGCTGCTCAAGACGGACTGGGTGAGCGCCGCCGGGCTCA
- a CDS encoding universal stress protein produces the protein MRRILIATEGSTVSAAAIRQFIAVLGTQPFELHVLSVIPSPVLPDQMPQVIAGYDQLAETALTALDLAAAELREAGLEARGLVRTGEPASTIVAIAKEIGADLIVLGSNARKGAERLLHGSVAESVLMHAPCGVLIYPVGVALEAAGA, from the coding sequence ATGCGCCGTATCCTCATCGCCACCGAAGGATCCACCGTCTCCGCGGCGGCCATCCGGCAGTTCATCGCCGTGCTGGGGACGCAGCCCTTCGAGCTCCACGTCCTCTCGGTCATTCCCAGCCCGGTCCTTCCCGACCAGATGCCGCAGGTGATAGCCGGCTACGACCAGCTGGCCGAGACGGCGCTCACGGCCCTCGACCTGGCCGCGGCCGAGCTGCGCGAGGCCGGCCTCGAAGCCCGGGGCCTCGTGAGGACGGGCGAGCCCGCCTCGACCATCGTGGCGATCGCCAAGGAGATAGGCGCGGACCTGATCGTGCTCGGATCGAACGCCCGAAAGGGCGCCGAGCGCCTGCTCCACGGCAGCGTGGCGGAGAGCGTGCTGATGCATGCGCCCTGCGGCGTGCTGATCTATCCCGTCGGCGTCGCGCTCGAGGCCGCGGGCGCCTAG
- a CDS encoding YfcE family phosphodiesterase: MKRLLVVSDTHGRANLQAIARLAEGCDLVVHLGDGFKDGQQLALLQPVPIVQVLGNNDLPLDVVPEKQLDIEGWSILLTHGHRHGVKRDLVKLVGYADDLDCRLVLFGHIHKRAFQDAGRVRAFCPSSAAYNYDGTPPSVGRLDLWPDRIEHRWIPIDT, from the coding sequence GTGAAGCGCCTCCTGGTCGTCAGCGACACGCACGGCCGCGCGAACCTTCAAGCGATCGCCCGCCTGGCCGAGGGCTGCGACCTGGTCGTCCACCTGGGCGACGGCTTCAAGGACGGTCAGCAGCTCGCGCTCCTTCAGCCGGTGCCGATCGTGCAGGTGCTGGGCAACAACGACCTGCCCCTGGACGTGGTCCCCGAGAAGCAGCTCGACATCGAGGGCTGGAGCATCCTCTTGACGCACGGCCACCGTCACGGGGTCAAGCGCGACCTGGTCAAGCTGGTCGGCTACGCCGACGACCTGGACTGCCGGCTGGTGCTCTTCGGCCACATCCACAAGCGCGCCTTCCAGGATGCGGGGAGGGTCCGCGCCTTCTGCCCGTCGAGCGCCGCCTACAACTACGATGGAACGCCGCCCTCGGTGGGGCGGCTCGACCTCTGGCCCGACCGCATCGAGCACCGCTGGATCCCCATCGACACCTAG
- the rdgB gene encoding RdgB/HAM1 family non-canonical purine NTP pyrophosphatase, which produces MQVYLATTNAHKLSEFKPLLTDAPFDLSAMPEAVEVEETGSTFVANARLKARQCAERFEVPCLADDSGIAVEALDGRPGIASARYAESDADRINKLLAELEGKASRAATFHCAVVLAYPDGREIAVEGVVKGRVTEAPRGTGGFGYDPVFEVEGLGKTYAELSADEKNVHSHRARAVRLLLEAMA; this is translated from the coding sequence GTGCAAGTCTACCTGGCCACCACCAACGCCCACAAGCTGTCCGAGTTCAAGCCCCTCCTCACCGACGCCCCCTTCGACCTGAGCGCCATGCCCGAGGCCGTCGAGGTCGAGGAGACGGGCAGCACCTTCGTCGCGAACGCCCGCCTCAAGGCCCGTCAGTGCGCGGAGCGCTTCGAGGTGCCGTGCCTCGCCGACGACTCGGGGATCGCGGTCGAGGCCCTGGACGGCCGGCCCGGCATCGCCTCGGCCCGCTACGCCGAGAGCGACGCCGACCGCATCAACAAGCTCCTCGCAGAGCTCGAGGGCAAGGCCAGCCGGGCGGCGACCTTCCACTGCGCCGTGGTGCTCGCCTACCCCGACGGCCGCGAGATCGCGGTCGAGGGCGTCGTGAAAGGCCGGGTCACCGAGGCCCCCCGGGGCACGGGCGGCTTCGGCTACGACCCGGTCTTCGAGGTCGAGGGGCTGGGCAAGACCTACGCCGAGCTGAGCGCCGACGAGAAGAACGTCCACTCGCACCGGGCCCGCGCGGTGCGCCTCCTGCTCGAGGCGATGGCGTGA
- a CDS encoding bifunctional (p)ppGpp synthetase/guanosine-3',5'-bis(diphosphate) 3'-pyrophosphohydrolase produces the protein MTAIATEALINTMGKYASPEEIDLVGRAYEFARAEHEGQFRKSEEPYIIHPYEVALILAQLEADGATVAAGLLHDVLEDTEVTPEELTKRFGREVCKLVEGVTKLEKLKFSSKEERQAENFRRMFVAMAKDVRVILIKLADRLHNMRTLKHMRAEKQQEISKETLEIFAPLAHRLGMGKIKWELEDMSLRYLHPDAYYKIAQFLGEKRDERERYIQEIVTSIEEELARVGVEQADVYGRPKHFYSIYQKMQSQSKEFSDIFDITAIRVLVDNIKECYEVLGVVHSIWRPIPGRFKDYVAMPKPNLYQSLHTTVIGPGGKPVEVQIRTFEMHRVAEYGIAAHWRYKEGGAALTEADQKLSWLKQLLDWQGDAKNSEEFVETVKEDLQAEEVFVFSPRGDVIDLPSGATPVDFAYRVHTEVGNRCIGAKVNGRIVTLDHRLKNGDIVEILTTKHGHPSLDWLNFVATSSTKNKIRSWFRKERRDENITRGREALERELGRTGLDQLLKGDKLLGIAQKMNYKEVDDLIAAIGYGEKTSLQVANQIRAEFAPPEPEITPESFKAKPIAPKSRNGTGILVDGEAGMQLAIAKCCSPVPGEPIMGTVTRGRGISVHSTECPNLLAVEPERRLNVSWAGVSASASYPVEIAVEVIDRVGVLKDITIKIADIKTNIRTVKVRQARDKIVIITLIIDVLDMAHLQRVIATLSRIPDVLQAYRVAKSQKARPVKK, from the coding sequence ATGACAGCGATCGCGACGGAAGCCCTGATCAACACCATGGGCAAGTACGCCTCGCCCGAAGAGATCGATCTCGTCGGGCGCGCCTACGAGTTCGCCCGCGCCGAGCACGAGGGGCAGTTCCGCAAGAGCGAAGAGCCTTACATCATCCACCCCTACGAGGTCGCCCTGATCCTGGCACAGCTCGAGGCGGACGGGGCCACCGTCGCGGCGGGCCTGCTGCACGACGTGCTCGAGGACACCGAGGTCACGCCCGAGGAGCTGACCAAGCGGTTCGGGCGCGAGGTCTGCAAGCTCGTCGAGGGCGTCACCAAGCTCGAGAAGCTCAAGTTCTCCTCCAAGGAAGAGCGCCAGGCCGAGAACTTCCGCCGCATGTTCGTGGCCATGGCCAAGGACGTGCGCGTCATCCTGATCAAGCTCGCCGACCGCCTCCACAACATGCGCACCCTCAAGCACATGCGCGCCGAGAAGCAGCAGGAGATCTCCAAGGAGACCCTCGAGATCTTCGCGCCCCTCGCGCACCGCCTGGGCATGGGGAAGATCAAGTGGGAGCTGGAGGACATGAGCCTTCGCTACCTGCACCCCGACGCTTACTACAAGATCGCCCAGTTCCTCGGCGAGAAGCGCGACGAGCGCGAGCGCTACATCCAGGAGATCGTCACCAGCATCGAGGAGGAGCTCGCGCGGGTCGGCGTCGAGCAGGCGGACGTTTACGGCCGCCCCAAGCACTTCTACAGCATCTACCAGAAGATGCAGAGCCAGTCCAAGGAGTTCTCCGACATCTTCGACATCACGGCCATCCGCGTGCTGGTCGACAACATCAAGGAGTGCTACGAGGTCCTCGGCGTGGTCCACTCGATCTGGCGGCCCATCCCGGGCCGCTTCAAGGACTACGTGGCGATGCCCAAGCCCAACCTCTACCAGAGCCTCCACACCACGGTGATCGGCCCCGGCGGCAAGCCTGTCGAGGTGCAGATCCGCACCTTCGAGATGCACCGGGTCGCCGAGTACGGCATCGCGGCCCACTGGCGCTACAAGGAGGGCGGCGCCGCCCTGACCGAGGCGGACCAGAAGCTCTCGTGGCTCAAGCAGCTCCTCGACTGGCAGGGCGACGCCAAGAACTCGGAGGAGTTCGTCGAGACGGTCAAGGAGGACCTCCAGGCCGAGGAGGTCTTCGTCTTCTCGCCTCGCGGCGACGTGATCGACCTGCCCTCCGGGGCCACCCCGGTGGACTTCGCCTACCGCGTCCACACCGAGGTCGGCAACCGCTGCATCGGCGCCAAGGTCAACGGCCGCATCGTCACCCTGGACCACCGCCTCAAGAACGGCGACATCGTCGAGATCCTGACGACCAAGCACGGCCACCCGTCGCTCGACTGGCTCAACTTCGTCGCCACCAGCTCCACCAAGAACAAGATCCGCAGCTGGTTCCGAAAGGAGCGCCGCGACGAGAACATCACCCGGGGCCGCGAGGCCCTGGAGCGCGAGCTTGGCCGCACCGGCCTCGACCAGCTGCTCAAGGGCGACAAGCTCCTCGGCATCGCCCAGAAGATGAACTACAAGGAGGTCGACGACCTGATCGCGGCCATCGGCTACGGCGAGAAGACCTCCCTGCAAGTCGCCAACCAGATCCGCGCCGAGTTCGCCCCCCCCGAGCCCGAGATCACCCCCGAGTCCTTCAAGGCCAAGCCCATCGCCCCCAAGAGCCGCAACGGCACCGGGATCCTGGTGGACGGCGAGGCGGGGATGCAGCTTGCGATCGCCAAGTGCTGCTCGCCGGTGCCCGGCGAGCCCATCATGGGCACCGTCACCCGCGGGCGCGGGATCTCGGTCCACTCGACCGAGTGCCCCAACCTGCTCGCCGTCGAGCCCGAGCGGCGCCTCAACGTGAGCTGGGCCGGGGTGAGCGCGTCGGCGAGCTACCCCGTCGAGATCGCCGTCGAGGTCATCGACCGGGTCGGCGTCCTCAAGGACATCACCATCAAGATCGCGGACATCAAGACCAACATCCGCACCGTCAAGGTGCGCCAGGCCCGCGACAAGATCGTCATCATCACGCTGATCATCGACGTCCTGGACATGGCCCACCTCCAGCGCGTCATCGCGACCCTCAGCCGCATCCCGGACGTCCTCCAGGCCTACCGCGTCGCCAAGTCGCAGAAGGCCCGTCCCGTCAAGAAGTAA
- the recJ gene encoding single-stranded-DNA-specific exonuclease RecJ: MHQLETSWQIRDADPDVVDRLSYELGITPLLARMLAVRGVQDPESGRRYLGHEPYELNPWALPGIDKAARRLASALDTGEPIVVYGDYDADGVTSTSLLFSYLARAGYNVQYFLPHRFEDGYGMNCNALQDLADRGLKLVVTVDNGVSSIQEVEFAKSRGMEVIITDHHTPPAVLPSPYAIINPRLGGCPIEMAGLAGVGVAYTLASALEEIAPSGHGVEDLLDLVAIGSIADMAPLTGVNRTLVARGLHLIATAPRPGIQALAEIANINSLAAIDAGDIGFRIGPRINAAGRMDHPEVGLKLFLAETLDDARVFAVELDRLNRLRQETSKRVEAEAMMLAELEVDPTKDSAIVLAKEDWHHGVIGIVASRLVEAYARPVILLALDGDHWKGSGRSPEGISLFKALEASRDLLTRWGGHAQAAGVGLERQNLDAFRERLDAAVRQQGLDVSERPPRYLDAEVHLAEMTPQVVRELAWLQPTGQGNPEPVLCVRGVQVVKQKLRGKEKRHLFLEVQHGLEIREAVGFNMGELHPVPDRVALAFTPEFNHFNGQLKVQLRLHGVARAAEA; this comes from the coding sequence ATGCACCAGCTCGAAACCTCCTGGCAAATTCGCGACGCCGACCCGGACGTGGTCGATCGCCTGTCATACGAACTCGGCATCACGCCCCTGCTCGCCCGAATGCTCGCCGTGCGCGGGGTCCAGGATCCCGAGAGCGGCCGCCGCTACCTGGGCCACGAGCCCTACGAGCTCAACCCCTGGGCCCTGCCCGGCATCGACAAGGCCGCCCGCCGCCTCGCGAGCGCCCTCGACACCGGCGAGCCCATCGTCGTCTACGGCGACTACGACGCCGACGGGGTGACCAGCACCTCCTTGCTCTTCAGCTACCTGGCCCGCGCCGGCTACAACGTCCAGTACTTCCTGCCCCACCGCTTCGAGGACGGCTACGGCATGAACTGCAACGCCCTCCAGGATCTCGCCGACCGGGGGCTCAAGCTGGTCGTCACGGTGGACAACGGCGTCTCCTCAATCCAGGAGGTCGAGTTCGCCAAGTCGAGGGGCATGGAGGTCATCATCACCGACCACCACACCCCGCCCGCGGTGCTGCCGTCCCCCTACGCGATCATCAACCCGCGCCTCGGCGGCTGCCCGATCGAGATGGCGGGGCTCGCCGGCGTCGGCGTCGCCTACACCCTGGCCTCGGCCCTCGAGGAGATCGCCCCTTCCGGCCACGGGGTCGAGGACCTGCTGGACCTGGTCGCCATCGGATCCATCGCCGACATGGCCCCCTTGACGGGCGTCAACCGGACGCTCGTCGCGCGCGGCCTGCACCTGATCGCGACCGCCCCGCGCCCCGGCATCCAGGCGCTCGCCGAGATCGCGAACATCAACAGCCTCGCTGCCATCGACGCGGGCGACATCGGCTTTCGGATCGGGCCGCGCATCAACGCCGCCGGCCGCATGGACCACCCCGAGGTCGGCCTCAAGCTCTTCCTTGCCGAGACCCTGGACGACGCGCGCGTCTTCGCCGTGGAGCTGGATCGCCTCAACCGCCTGCGCCAGGAGACCTCCAAGCGGGTCGAGGCCGAGGCCATGATGCTCGCCGAGCTGGAGGTGGACCCGACCAAGGACTCCGCCATCGTCCTGGCCAAGGAGGACTGGCACCACGGGGTGATCGGCATCGTCGCCTCCCGGCTGGTCGAGGCCTACGCGCGCCCGGTCATCCTGCTCGCCCTCGATGGCGACCACTGGAAGGGCTCGGGCCGCTCGCCCGAGGGCATCAGCCTCTTCAAGGCCCTCGAGGCCTCGCGCGACCTGCTCACGCGCTGGGGAGGCCACGCCCAGGCCGCGGGCGTCGGCCTCGAGCGACAGAACCTGGACGCCTTCCGCGAACGCCTCGACGCCGCGGTGCGGCAGCAGGGCCTGGACGTCTCGGAGCGCCCGCCCCGCTACCTGGACGCCGAGGTCCACCTGGCCGAGATGACCCCCCAGGTGGTCAGAGAGCTCGCGTGGCTGCAACCGACCGGCCAGGGCAACCCCGAGCCGGTGCTCTGCGTGCGCGGGGTCCAGGTCGTCAAGCAGAAGCTGCGCGGCAAGGAGAAGCGTCACCTCTTCCTCGAGGTGCAGCACGGGCTCGAGATCCGCGAGGCCGTCGGCTTCAACATGGGCGAGCTCCACCCGGTGCCCGACCGGGTCGCCCTGGCCTTCACCCCCGAGTTCAACCACTTCAACGGGCAGCTCAAGGTGCAGCTGCGCCTGCACGGCGTCGCCCGGGCCGCGGAGGCCTGA
- a CDS encoding RNA polymerase sigma-70 factor has protein sequence MTPVVEQWYTRYKPMMFSLAYRMLGQVTDAEDIVHDVFAQLYRETPSDVRQPKAYLCKITTNRCLDLLKSARKQREAYVGPWLPEPLLTEAEDPALHVLKDEGVSYALLALMESLAPVERAVFILRVAFEFDYAFIGDLVQKSEDNCRKILSRVKKKLAGQHPAAPPASPAADDALIRQFLHASRTGDMAQILHLLAEDATLYSDGGGKNRSAIRPIISRGYVARFLAWIASQYTGEGAISLRSIHVNGQQGLLVLENGHPQTVFAFDVQAGQVRSIFVVRNPDKLRHLSRG, from the coding sequence ATGACACCTGTCGTCGAGCAGTGGTACACCCGCTACAAGCCCATGATGTTCTCGCTGGCGTACCGCATGCTCGGCCAGGTCACGGACGCGGAGGACATCGTGCACGACGTCTTCGCCCAACTGTACCGCGAGACGCCGTCGGATGTCCGACAGCCCAAAGCCTACCTGTGCAAGATAACGACCAATCGCTGCCTCGACCTGCTCAAGAGCGCCCGCAAGCAGCGCGAAGCGTACGTCGGCCCGTGGCTGCCGGAGCCGCTCCTCACGGAAGCGGAGGATCCCGCCCTCCACGTCCTGAAGGATGAGGGCGTCTCGTACGCCCTCCTGGCCCTCATGGAGTCGCTCGCGCCGGTCGAGCGCGCCGTCTTCATCCTGCGGGTGGCCTTCGAGTTCGACTACGCGTTCATCGGTGACCTGGTGCAAAAGAGCGAGGACAACTGCCGCAAGATCCTCAGCCGGGTCAAGAAGAAGCTCGCGGGGCAGCATCCGGCGGCCCCACCCGCCTCCCCGGCCGCGGACGACGCGCTCATCCGGCAGTTCCTGCATGCTTCGCGCACCGGCGACATGGCTCAAATCTTGCACCTGCTGGCCGAAGACGCGACGCTCTACTCGGACGGAGGCGGCAAGAACCGATCGGCGATCAGGCCCATCATCTCGCGCGGATACGTCGCACGGTTCCTTGCCTGGATCGCGAGCCAGTACACGGGGGAGGGCGCGATCAGCCTGCGCTCCATCCACGTCAACGGTCAGCAGGGGCTCCTGGTCCTGGAAAACGGACATCCCCAAACGGTTTTCGCCTTCGACGTCCAAGCAGGCCAGGTGCGATCCATTTTCGTCGTGAGGAATCCGGACAAGCTGCGTCACCTGAGCCGGGGCTGA
- a CDS encoding FAD-dependent oxidoreductase has product MTRKTIVIVGGGYAGMQALIALRRQFPDPEGVKIVLIDKHPGHLKKVLLFKAAVGPTKVVASFAAGLREMAGVEFVQAEVMGIEAEAKAVLLRDREDRTTRFPYDALIVAVGSQFIVAPPESGGINLASPAHAEEIKRHLAHNIERAISTSDPDRQDQLLRVAVVGGGISGVETAAEIATWLADEKKRHRLDAKRGGVHLINAQERLLPGAPKAIGRKLEQRLGRLGVTVRHGARAERFEDGQVRLKGGSSLRAQTCVWTLGLRPSPALKAWKAPTDEGDRMIVDAHYRVSGWPYVYAIGDCARIVDPATGRADGMTCREATAQACRLAAIVQGDFLGQPVPAHGPAISLFCIGLGPSDGFIWTRKWGLDIVLTGKLGWKIRDYTWQLVDFFDGPRASRKGKAI; this is encoded by the coding sequence ATGACCCGCAAGACCATCGTGATCGTGGGGGGCGGCTACGCCGGCATGCAAGCGCTTATCGCCCTGAGAAGGCAGTTCCCGGACCCCGAGGGGGTCAAGATCGTCTTGATCGACAAGCATCCCGGGCATCTTAAGAAAGTGCTGCTGTTCAAGGCGGCCGTCGGCCCGACCAAGGTCGTCGCCTCTTTCGCAGCGGGTCTTCGGGAAATGGCCGGGGTCGAGTTCGTCCAGGCCGAGGTGATGGGCATCGAAGCCGAAGCCAAGGCCGTCCTCTTGCGCGATCGAGAGGACCGAACCACGCGGTTCCCATACGACGCCCTGATCGTCGCCGTGGGAAGCCAGTTCATCGTCGCACCACCCGAAAGCGGTGGCATCAACCTCGCTTCGCCCGCCCATGCCGAGGAAATCAAGCGCCACCTCGCCCACAACATCGAGCGAGCCATCTCGACGAGCGATCCGGACCGACAGGACCAGCTGTTGCGCGTGGCGGTGGTGGGGGGCGGCATCTCGGGCGTCGAGACGGCGGCGGAAATCGCCACCTGGCTCGCCGACGAGAAGAAGCGCCATCGCCTGGACGCCAAGCGGGGCGGCGTCCACTTGATCAATGCGCAGGAACGGCTCCTCCCCGGCGCTCCCAAGGCGATCGGCCGCAAGCTGGAGCAACGGCTCGGTCGGCTCGGCGTGACGGTCCGGCATGGGGCGCGAGCCGAGCGCTTCGAGGACGGCCAGGTTCGGTTGAAGGGAGGCTCCAGCCTCCGCGCGCAGACGTGCGTCTGGACCTTGGGCCTCAGGCCGAGCCCCGCCCTGAAAGCCTGGAAGGCGCCGACGGATGAAGGCGATAGAATGATCGTGGATGCGCACTACCGCGTGTCGGGCTGGCCGTATGTCTATGCCATCGGCGACTGTGCCCGCATCGTCGACCCTGCCACCGGCCGCGCGGACGGTATGACGTGCCGGGAGGCGACCGCTCAGGCGTGCCGGCTTGCGGCGATCGTGCAGGGCGACTTCCTCGGCCAGCCGGTGCCGGCGCATGGCCCGGCCATCTCGCTGTTTTGCATCGGCCTGGGCCCAAGCGACGGCTTCATCTGGACGCGAAAGTGGGGACTCGACATCGTGCTGACCGGCAAGTTAGGGTGGAAGATCCGGGATTACACGTGGCAGCTCGTCGATTTCTTCGACGGCCCGCGAGCATCCAGAAAAGGGAAAGCGATCTGA
- a CDS encoding pyrimidine dimer DNA glycosylase/endonuclease V — protein sequence MRSWYPLPVEALDDKRLLAEHNELLIMARAIAGLTKGYRNHPETKRWVGHSKAMKDRHDRLAAEMVRRGFNHQSPWPEELINPADGDDYPTTLLEPLEVMKAKLQAKQGLA from the coding sequence ATGCGGAGCTGGTATCCCCTTCCCGTCGAGGCGCTGGATGACAAGCGGCTGCTGGCCGAGCACAACGAGCTGCTCATCATGGCCAGGGCGATCGCGGGCCTGACAAAGGGCTATCGAAACCACCCCGAGACCAAGCGCTGGGTGGGACACAGCAAGGCCATGAAGGATCGTCACGACCGACTCGCCGCCGAGATGGTCCGCAGAGGCTTCAACCATCAGAGCCCGTGGCCCGAGGAACTCATCAATCCAGCGGACGGGGACGACTATCCCACGACGCTCTTGGAGCCGCTTGAAGTGATGAAGGCCAAGCTTCAAG